In the genome of Flavobacteriaceae bacterium YJPT1-3, the window CATCAGAGGCATGACCATCTGGGGCTGGAAAACCAGTGAAGAGGTGGGAGAAAATGTATTGTGGTACGATCCGGTTCCCGGTCAGTATGTCGGTTGTCTACCCATCAGCGAAGCAGGAAACGGAAAAACCATGTCTTTATAACAGTTTATGGAACGAAGAGATTTTATACAGAAAGGAGCCCTTGCAGGCTCTTTTCTTGCATTCGGTGGATTGGGAGCAAGTAGCTTTGCGTCTCCCAAATCCTGGCCTCAGAACAACTATTCTTACAACCTTCATTATGCTCCCCATATCGGGATGTTTAAACATCTCGCAGGAGAAGATGTATTAGATCAACTACGCTTTATGGCTGATGAAGGCTTCACCGCCTTTGAAGACAATGAAATGCGTAATCGCCCGGTGGAGCAGCAAGAAGCTATGGCACGAGTGATGCAGGAGCGCGGATTGACCATGGGGGTCTTCGTCGCCCACAAAATCTACTGGGTAGAGCCCAATTTGGCCAGTGGAAAGCCGGCATGGAGGGAAGAGTTTTTAGCGGATATCAAATCGTCTATTGAGGTGGCCAAACGGGTCAACGCTAAATGGATGACTGTCGTTCCGGGCCATGTGGACAGGCGACTCAACATGGATTACC includes:
- a CDS encoding TIM barrel protein, producing MERRDFIQKGALAGSFLAFGGLGASSFASPKSWPQNNYSYNLHYAPHIGMFKHLAGEDVLDQLRFMADEGFTAFEDNEMRNRPVEQQEAMARVMQERGLTMGVFVAHKIYWVEPNLASGKPAWREEFLADIKSSIEVAKRVNAKWMTVVPGHVDRRLNMDYQTANVIESLKQASALLEKEGLVMVLEPLNFYNHPGLFLTESPQAYQICKAVDSPSCKILFDIYHQQIQEGNLLPNIAQSWDEIAYFQIGDNPGRNEPTTGEINYKNIFKYIHDRGYDGILGMEHGNSVAGKEGERKVIEAYRQVDDFKA